A stretch of Pseudoprevotella muciniphila DNA encodes these proteins:
- the ettA gene encoding energy-dependent translational throttle protein EttA yields the protein MATVDDKKIIFSMVGLSKTIKQNQKQILKDIYLSFFYGAKIGIIGLNGAGKSTLLKIIAGIEQDYQGQVVFSPGYSVGYLPQEPQLDDTKTVREVVQEGVQEEVDAMAKYEEINIKFGLPEYYEDEDKMNQLFAQQGELQDFLDSHDVWNLDSRLERAMAALRCPDPEENVAHLSGGERRRVALCRLLLQKPDILLLDEPTNHLDAESIDWLEQHLNQYEGTVIAVTHDRYFLDDVAGWILELDRGEGIPWKGNYSSWLEQKSKRMEQEEKVASKRRKTLERELEWVRMAPKARHAKGKARLNSYDKLLNEDQKEKEQKLEIFIPNGPRLGNKVIEAQHVKKAFGDKVLFNDLNFMLPPGGIVGVIGPNGAGKTTLFRLIMGLEKADGGTFEVGETVKLSYVDQQHRDIDPDKTVYDVVSQGNEIMMLGGREINARAYLSRFNFSGVDQQKKCGVLSGGERNRLHLALALKQEGNVLLLDEPTNDIDVNTLRALEDGLEAFAGCAVVISHDRWFLDRICTHILAFEGNGELFYFEGSYSEYEINKAKRLGTDEIKRPRYRKLME from the coding sequence ATGGCAACAGTTGACGACAAGAAAATCATCTTCTCAATGGTGGGTCTTTCCAAGACTATCAAGCAAAATCAAAAGCAGATACTGAAGGATATTTACCTCAGTTTCTTCTATGGCGCAAAAATCGGTATCATAGGCCTCAATGGAGCGGGTAAATCTACCTTGCTCAAAATCATTGCAGGTATAGAGCAGGATTATCAGGGACAAGTTGTGTTCTCGCCAGGCTACAGTGTAGGTTATCTGCCGCAGGAGCCGCAACTCGATGATACGAAAACCGTGCGCGAGGTGGTGCAGGAAGGCGTGCAGGAAGAAGTTGATGCCATGGCTAAATATGAGGAAATCAATATCAAGTTCGGTCTGCCGGAATACTATGAGGACGAGGACAAAATGAACCAACTCTTCGCACAGCAGGGTGAATTGCAGGACTTCCTCGACAGCCACGATGTGTGGAATCTCGACAGCCGTCTCGAACGCGCAATGGCAGCCTTGCGATGCCCTGACCCGGAAGAGAATGTGGCACATCTCAGTGGTGGTGAACGTCGGCGTGTAGCACTCTGTCGCCTGTTGTTGCAGAAACCGGACATACTCCTCCTCGATGAACCGACGAACCACCTCGACGCAGAGAGCATAGATTGGCTGGAGCAACACCTTAACCAATACGAAGGCACGGTCATAGCCGTAACACACGACCGCTACTTCCTCGACGATGTGGCAGGGTGGATCCTGGAACTCGACAGGGGAGAAGGCATACCTTGGAAAGGCAATTACAGTTCCTGGCTCGAACAGAAGTCAAAACGTATGGAGCAGGAGGAAAAAGTGGCATCAAAACGCCGCAAGACGCTCGAACGCGAGTTAGAGTGGGTAAGAATGGCGCCTAAAGCGAGGCATGCAAAGGGTAAGGCACGTCTGAACTCTTACGACAAACTGCTCAACGAGGATCAGAAGGAGAAAGAACAAAAATTAGAGATATTTATCCCAAACGGACCACGATTGGGCAACAAGGTTATTGAGGCACAGCATGTGAAAAAAGCGTTCGGAGACAAAGTGCTCTTCAACGACCTTAACTTTATGCTTCCTCCAGGCGGCATCGTGGGTGTGATAGGACCCAACGGCGCAGGAAAGACCACGCTCTTCCGACTTATCATGGGGCTTGAAAAGGCAGATGGTGGTACGTTCGAAGTAGGGGAGACGGTGAAACTCTCCTACGTGGATCAGCAGCATCGCGACATCGACCCCGATAAAACGGTGTACGACGTGGTGAGCCAAGGTAACGAAATCATGATGCTCGGAGGAAGGGAAATCAACGCCAGGGCTTATCTCAGCCGCTTCAACTTCAGCGGTGTGGACCAGCAGAAGAAGTGTGGCGTCCTTTCAGGCGGTGAGCGAAACCGTCTGCACCTTGCACTCGCGCTCAAGCAGGAGGGTAATGTGCTCTTGCTCGATGAGCCTACCAACGACATCGATGTGAACACACTCCGCGCACTCGAAGATGGTCTTGAAGCATTTGCGGGCTGTGCTGTCGTCATCAGCCACGACCGCTGGTTCCTCGACCGTATATGTACACACATCCTTGCTTTCGAGGGCAATGGCGAGTTGTTCTATTTTGAAGGCTCTTATAGCGAATATGAAATCAATAAGGCAAAGCGGCTTGGAACGGATGAAATCAAGCGCCCACGCTATCGAAAACTGATGGAATAA
- a CDS encoding TlpA disulfide reductase family protein, which translates to MKSLKEFLVLILCAVPLFLNAQNISISGKVAGVSSGTMLLIAQPHESQFDTICAAPFNNGYFKMITTLSEPQALRLAVKGYAGGFTLLAEPNAAYSAHLQDGALRTIWGAPLQDAYNNLQAADSEKAKVLEQLKARYDSLKQAGKFRSASRVNDSISMLQTMRKALCDSVYAANDNLLPAHNTWANVQTCDKLLDECRSIYNALGTGAKASLSGRLLKERIDRLAKTEQGRPAPDFELIDINGDALKMSEVKAKLKIIDFWASWCGPCRLNNPSLKRLYEECHAKGLEIIAVSLDEDKMAWKAAVDKQALPWLHVSSLKGWKCPVAQQYSVTAVPAMFVLDENNRIVATQLRGESLDNFVKERLGLSQNVENE; encoded by the coding sequence ATGAAGTCTTTGAAGGAATTCTTAGTCCTCATACTGTGCGCAGTACCGTTGTTTCTGAACGCCCAGAATATCTCAATTTCGGGCAAAGTGGCGGGTGTTTCTTCCGGCACAATGCTACTCATAGCACAGCCGCATGAATCGCAGTTCGACACCATTTGTGCCGCACCATTCAATAATGGCTATTTCAAGATGATAACTACCCTGTCAGAGCCACAGGCTTTGCGACTTGCCGTAAAGGGTTATGCCGGTGGATTTACATTGTTGGCAGAACCTAACGCTGCATACTCGGCACACCTTCAGGATGGTGCCCTTCGCACCATTTGGGGCGCACCGTTGCAAGATGCTTACAACAATCTGCAAGCGGCTGACTCAGAGAAGGCAAAAGTGCTTGAGCAACTGAAGGCAAGATATGATTCTTTAAAACAGGCAGGTAAATTCAGAAGTGCAAGTCGCGTGAATGATTCTATTTCCATGCTTCAAACTATGAGAAAAGCGCTCTGCGATTCTGTTTATGCAGCCAATGACAATCTCCTGCCGGCGCACAACACATGGGCAAATGTACAGACCTGCGACAAATTGCTTGATGAATGCCGAAGCATTTACAATGCTCTCGGAACAGGTGCAAAAGCATCACTTTCAGGGCGATTACTCAAAGAACGCATCGACCGACTGGCGAAGACGGAACAAGGAAGGCCGGCGCCGGACTTTGAACTGATCGATATTAACGGAGATGCCCTGAAAATGAGTGAAGTGAAAGCAAAACTGAAAATTATTGATTTCTGGGCATCATGGTGCGGGCCATGCCGACTGAACAATCCTTCGCTCAAGCGACTTTATGAGGAATGCCATGCCAAAGGTCTGGAAATCATAGCAGTATCGCTCGACGAGGATAAAATGGCATGGAAAGCGGCTGTAGATAAGCAGGCTTTGCCGTGGCTGCACGTTTCCAGCCTGAAAGGATGGAAATGCCCGGTAGCGCAGCAGTATAGCGTAACGGCAGTGCCCGCCATGTTTGTGCTCGATGAGAACAATCGCATAGTAGCCACACAACTACGTGGTGAATCGCTCGACAATTTCGTGAAAGAACGTCTCGGTTTGTCGCAAAATGTTGAAAACGAATAA
- a CDS encoding TlpA disulfide reductase family protein — protein MKKTLLCCLMAMPLMGLNAQQCIIEGELTKDSLRFEEKKVSQVYLTALDEYDNFQAIDSVKVKNGKFRFTRQLDPNDPILLYFITGFDNGAAHFFLEPGTVHLRFDAAFPSGCVATGTPNNELMREYDAIKKKCVAEQTDSARILKARYGDDFMAVPEGNAAWLRLGAEALMVAYGEQLQFLARHYDSPLAPLMMDRELYYLYNKKMAMRMVRSISPKLKKHPYYVSLLNNVRAMELKVGDELPDIKLPMSDGTQKFLSDYQGKFVLLDFWASWCAPCLKEMPKLKELYEENKDNNFAIISYSLDNIEDAWRGAISRLDIDKPNWLHASDLKAWKSPAAVLMGVTEIPRTILVSPDGRAIAFNLRGDELIQKVEQILMEEELKK, from the coding sequence ATGAAAAAAACACTCTTGTGCTGCCTCATGGCAATGCCACTGATGGGACTCAATGCGCAGCAATGCATCATTGAGGGCGAACTCACTAAAGACTCCCTGCGTTTCGAAGAAAAAAAAGTGTCGCAAGTCTATCTTACAGCGTTGGATGAATACGACAACTTCCAAGCCATAGATTCTGTAAAGGTGAAAAACGGAAAATTCCGTTTCACGCGTCAGTTGGACCCCAACGACCCTATACTCCTCTATTTCATTACGGGATTCGACAATGGGGCGGCACATTTCTTTCTCGAGCCGGGAACGGTGCATCTCAGGTTTGATGCGGCTTTCCCGTCAGGATGCGTTGCAACCGGAACGCCGAACAATGAACTCATGAGAGAGTATGATGCTATCAAGAAGAAATGTGTGGCTGAGCAAACCGACTCTGCACGCATCCTCAAAGCAAGGTATGGAGACGACTTTATGGCTGTACCCGAGGGTAATGCCGCATGGTTGCGTTTAGGTGCAGAGGCTTTGATGGTGGCATACGGTGAGCAATTACAGTTTCTCGCGCGCCACTACGATTCGCCGCTCGCGCCGCTTATGATGGACCGCGAACTCTATTACCTCTACAATAAGAAAATGGCAATGAGAATGGTGCGCTCAATCTCTCCTAAACTAAAAAAACATCCCTACTATGTTTCTTTGCTGAATAATGTGCGGGCGATGGAACTCAAGGTGGGCGACGAACTGCCTGATATAAAACTTCCCATGAGCGATGGAACGCAAAAATTTCTTAGCGATTACCAAGGGAAATTTGTCCTCCTCGACTTTTGGGCTTCATGGTGTGCGCCATGTCTCAAGGAAATGCCGAAACTGAAAGAACTCTACGAAGAAAACAAGGACAACAATTTCGCGATAATAAGTTATAGTCTCGACAATATAGAAGATGCGTGGAGAGGAGCAATCAGCCGTCTCGACATCGACAAACCGAATTGGTTGCATGCCAGCGACCTCAAGGCATGGAAAAGCCCAGCTGCTGTGCTGATGGGAGTAACGGAAATTCCACGCACAATCCTCGTAAGCCCCGACGGAAGAGCAATAGCCTTCAATCTTAGAGGAGACGAACTCATTCAGAAAGTGGAGCAAATCCTGATGGAAGAAGAACTGAAAAAATAG